Proteins from a single region of Pseudomonas fulva:
- the chrA gene encoding chromate efflux transporter has translation MAHAPRDDRSPWSIFLIFLRLGLTSFGGPVAHLGYFRQAFVTRRGWLSEAAYAELIAIAQFMPGAASSKVGMAIGLSQAGYRGALAAWLGFTLPSALLLMAFAYGLVAKGDALASGALQGLKIVAAAIVAQAVWGMARALCPDTPRRVLMLVAAAVALLVPGAIGQLAVIIGAGLVGIALLKSKTPAVADSLPIAISRRAGTLWLALFALLLAGLPLLAQLLNSPLLSMLEVFYRTGALVFGGGHVMLPLLQAEVVPSGLLGNDLFLAGYGATQAVPGPLFTFAAFLGTAMAGWLGGLLCLLAIFAPSFLLLVGVLPFWARLRTWPRLQAAMAGVNAGVVGLLLATLYQPVGTGAVGNLLDFALVLLALLALMAGKLPPWLVVLAGALVGLLVL, from the coding sequence ATGGCCCATGCCCCACGTGACGACCGCAGTCCCTGGTCGATCTTCCTGATCTTTCTACGCCTGGGGCTCACCTCGTTCGGCGGCCCGGTCGCCCATCTCGGCTACTTTCGCCAGGCGTTCGTCACTCGCCGGGGGTGGCTGAGCGAGGCGGCCTATGCGGAGCTGATCGCCATCGCCCAGTTCATGCCTGGGGCGGCGAGCAGCAAGGTGGGCATGGCGATCGGGCTGTCCCAGGCTGGCTACCGTGGCGCACTGGCCGCATGGCTCGGCTTCACCCTGCCGTCGGCCCTGTTGCTGATGGCGTTCGCCTACGGTCTGGTCGCCAAGGGTGATGCCCTGGCCTCCGGTGCCTTGCAGGGCCTGAAGATCGTCGCCGCCGCCATCGTCGCCCAGGCGGTGTGGGGCATGGCCCGTGCGCTGTGCCCGGATACCCCACGGCGGGTACTGATGCTGGTGGCGGCGGCCGTCGCGCTGCTGGTGCCGGGCGCCATCGGGCAGTTGGCGGTGATCATCGGCGCAGGCCTGGTTGGTATCGCACTGCTCAAGTCGAAGACGCCGGCCGTTGCCGATTCGCTGCCCATCGCTATAAGTCGAAGGGCCGGCACGCTCTGGCTGGCGCTCTTTGCGCTGCTGCTGGCTGGCCTGCCACTGCTGGCTCAGCTGCTGAACAGTCCGTTGCTGAGTATGCTCGAGGTGTTCTACCGAACCGGCGCCCTGGTATTCGGCGGTGGCCACGTGATGCTGCCGCTGCTGCAGGCCGAGGTGGTGCCCAGCGGCCTGCTGGGCAACGACCTGTTCCTGGCCGGTTACGGCGCTACCCAGGCGGTGCCGGGCCCGCTGTTTACCTTCGCGGCCTTCCTCGGCACGGCCATGGCCGGCTGGCTGGGCGGCCTGCTGTGTCTGCTGGCGATCTTCGCGCCATCGTTTCTGCTGCTGGTCGGTGTGCTGCCATTCTGGGCGAGATTGCGCACTTGGCCGCGCCTGCAGGCGGCGATGGCGGGGGTGAATGCCGGGGTGGTCGGTTTGCTGCTGGCCACGCTCTACCAGCCGGTAGGCACGGGCGCCGTCGGCAACCTGCTGGACTTCGCTCTGGTGCTGCTCGCCCTGCTGGCGCTGATGGCCGGCAAGCTGCCGCCGTGGTTGGTGGTGCTGGCTGGTGCGCTTGTCGGCCTGCTCGTACTGTGA
- a CDS encoding response regulator transcription factor — protein MRILVIEDNRDILANILDYLQLKGYTADCAQDGLSGLHLATQGHYDLIVLDIMLPGLDGYQLCRRLREEARSSIPILMLTARDALEDRLQGLSAGADDYLIKPFALSELVARIEAILRRSQGNRRRLLEVADLAYDLDMLSVTRAGVPIKLNPLGMKLLAILMQRSPAVVRREALEEALWGDDCPDSDSLRSHIHQLRQAIDKPFAAPLLHTVHGVGYRLAANPDAK, from the coding sequence ATGCGCATACTGGTGATCGAAGACAACCGCGACATCCTGGCCAATATCCTCGATTACCTGCAGCTCAAGGGGTACACGGCCGATTGCGCCCAGGACGGTTTGAGTGGCCTGCACCTGGCCACCCAGGGGCATTACGACCTGATCGTGCTGGACATCATGCTGCCCGGCCTGGACGGCTACCAGCTGTGCCGACGCCTGCGTGAGGAGGCGCGCAGCAGCATCCCGATCCTCATGCTCACCGCCCGCGATGCCCTGGAGGATCGCCTGCAGGGCCTGAGCGCCGGCGCCGACGACTACCTGATCAAGCCCTTCGCGCTGTCCGAGCTGGTGGCGCGCATCGAAGCCATCCTGCGCCGCTCCCAGGGCAACCGCCGGCGCCTGCTGGAAGTCGCCGACCTGGCCTATGACCTGGACATGCTCAGCGTGACCCGTGCCGGCGTGCCGATCAAACTCAACCCGCTGGGCATGAAGCTGCTGGCCATCCTGATGCAGCGCTCGCCCGCCGTGGTCCGTCGCGAAGCCCTGGAGGAAGCCCTATGGGGCGACGATTGCCCGGACAGCGACAGCCTGCGCAGCCATATCCACCAGCTGCGCCAGGCCATCGACAAGCCCTTCGCCGCGCCCCTGCTGCACACCGTCCACGGCGTGGGCTACCGCCTGGCGGCGAACCCCGATGCAAAGTAA
- a CDS encoding sensor histidine kinase, which produces MQSKQPFRRRILIAFATMTILVSGVFSLSIVAIVHLIEEHLVSEELALELGVVVQQDLKSGQAPRLDSRTRFFASNYPQYAIPPRYADLPVGFSEQLEGERAFYIFTQLINGDRYLLVQEQSEFEKREQVLFNVVLAGFLLSVLGALVLGWFMSERVMRPVSKLANQVRHRDQLLPLAPALAPEYPDDEVGQLAAAFDSTLGRLRQSLERERLFTSDVSHELRTPLMVIASSCELLSQVDLQPMQRKQVQRIERASAEMQDLVQTFLQLARVKGNESLFAGSASLGQIADEQVETWAPLMREKGLDFQVEVQALHEGVYNPTLLRTVMANLLRNALHYTESGFVKLTLLADGFRVEDSGVGIPEQQHEQIFDPFVRGEQARGEGLGLGLSLVKRICAHQGWQITVHSLPVAGSCFQVTLQPAS; this is translated from the coding sequence ATGCAAAGTAAGCAGCCGTTTCGCCGGCGCATCCTGATCGCCTTCGCGACCATGACCATCCTGGTCAGCGGGGTGTTTTCCCTGAGCATCGTGGCCATCGTGCACCTGATCGAAGAGCACCTGGTGTCCGAGGAACTGGCCCTGGAACTGGGCGTGGTGGTGCAGCAGGACCTGAAGAGCGGCCAGGCGCCGCGCCTGGATTCACGCACCCGCTTCTTCGCCTCGAACTACCCGCAGTACGCCATTCCGCCACGCTACGCCGACCTGCCGGTCGGCTTCAGCGAGCAGCTCGAAGGCGAGCGCGCGTTCTATATCTTCACCCAGCTGATCAACGGCGACCGCTACCTGCTGGTGCAGGAACAGAGCGAGTTCGAAAAGCGCGAGCAGGTGCTGTTCAACGTGGTGCTGGCGGGCTTTCTGCTGTCGGTGCTCGGCGCCCTGGTGCTGGGCTGGTTCATGTCCGAGCGGGTGATGCGCCCGGTCAGCAAGCTGGCCAACCAGGTGCGCCACCGCGACCAGTTGCTGCCACTGGCGCCGGCCCTGGCACCGGAATACCCGGACGACGAAGTGGGCCAGCTGGCCGCCGCCTTCGACAGCACCCTGGGCCGCCTGCGCCAGTCCCTGGAGCGCGAGCGGCTGTTCACCAGCGACGTCAGCCACGAGCTGCGCACGCCGCTGATGGTCATCGCCAGCTCCTGCGAGTTGCTTTCCCAGGTCGACCTGCAGCCAATGCAGCGCAAGCAGGTGCAACGCATCGAACGGGCCAGCGCGGAAATGCAGGACCTGGTGCAGACCTTTCTGCAACTGGCCCGGGTCAAGGGCAACGAGAGCCTGTTCGCCGGCAGCGCCAGCCTCGGGCAGATCGCCGACGAGCAGGTGGAGACCTGGGCGCCGCTGATGCGCGAGAAGGGCCTGGACTTCCAGGTCGAGGTACAGGCGCTGCACGAGGGCGTCTACAACCCCACCCTGCTGCGCACGGTGATGGCCAACCTGCTGCGCAATGCCCTGCACTACACCGAAAGCGGCTTCGTGAAACTGACCCTGCTCGCCGACGGCTTTCGTGTCGAGGACAGTGGCGTGGGTATCCCCGAACAGCAGCACGAGCAGATCTTCGACCCGTTCGTGCGCGGCGAGCAGGCCCGCGGCGAAGGCCTCGGCCTGGGGTTGTCGCTGGTCAAGCGGATCTGCGCCCACCAGGGCTGGCAGATCACCGTGCACAGCCTGCCGGTGGCCGGCAGCTGCTTTCAGGTGACACTCCAGCCTGCCAGCTGA
- a CDS encoding HAD family hydrolase produces MPPKPPIELLICDCDGVLIDSEIIAERHLHAALAEHYPAHELDVVLAGTFGLQTRDIMARAEAHFGKPLPEGFLEKNRAITKALIREQVKPIDGVREALLQIDLPLAVASNSYADALAFALQRCELVERVNIGAFSADQVERPKPAPDLYLLAAERAGVDPSRCLVVEDSITGATAALTAGMQVIGFLGASHIPPEHGEALRQLGVQHLIGRMSELPPLVERLRHGSD; encoded by the coding sequence ATGCCGCCGAAACCGCCCATCGAACTGCTGATCTGCGACTGCGACGGCGTCTTGATCGACAGCGAGATCATCGCCGAGCGCCATCTGCATGCCGCCCTGGCCGAACACTACCCGGCCCACGAACTGGACGTGGTACTGGCCGGCACCTTCGGTTTGCAGACCCGCGACATCATGGCCCGCGCCGAGGCGCATTTCGGCAAGCCGTTGCCCGAGGGCTTTCTGGAGAAGAACCGCGCCATCACCAAGGCGCTGATCCGCGAGCAGGTAAAGCCGATCGACGGCGTGCGTGAAGCGCTGCTGCAGATCGACCTGCCGCTGGCCGTGGCCTCCAACAGCTACGCCGATGCGCTGGCCTTCGCCCTGCAGCGCTGCGAGCTGGTCGAGCGGGTCAACATCGGGGCCTTCAGCGCCGATCAGGTCGAACGGCCCAAGCCGGCACCGGACCTCTACCTGCTGGCCGCCGAACGCGCCGGCGTCGACCCGAGCCGCTGCCTGGTGGTCGAGGACAGCATCACCGGCGCCACGGCGGCGCTGACCGCAGGCATGCAGGTGATCGGCTTTCTCGGCGCCAGCCATATTCCGCCCGAGCATGGCGAAGCCCTGCGCCAACTGGGCGTTCAGCACCTGATCGGGCGCATGAGCGAGCTGCCGCCGCTGGTGGAACGCCTGCGCCACGGCAGCGACTAG
- a CDS encoding APC family permease, with the protein MSARAAARQPGLSVLDGVAMLVGVVIGVGIFGFPPLVAHHADNAFVYIGLWLAGGLVMLVGALCYAELGASYPDRGGEYHYLNLAWGRQVSLLFAWARGTVIQTGAIAVVAFIYGDYAQRLLPLGEYGSAWHATLVVLALTALNILGTHESKRLQVLFTGITLLALLTVVVAGLLLAEPLTEVAPAAVDGGGNLAGMLGMGMVFVLLTYGGWNEAAYLSGELRNPGRNMSRVLLFGTLVVTGVYLLANLVFLDIFGLEGLRQSSAIGADLMTIVAGPWGGVLLSALICITAISTLNATILTGSRVYYALGRDVPQLAMLGAWNDRAATPVRALLVQCLITLPLLLFGALSENGVQSMVAYTAPVFWLFMCLTALSLLRLRRLQPTRGRPFSVPLYPLLPLVFAASCLGLFWSSTLYAGVGALLGLAILAAGLPLLLLQRPAEAVASGSN; encoded by the coding sequence ATGAGCGCACGCGCAGCGGCACGACAACCCGGCCTGTCGGTGCTCGACGGCGTCGCCATGCTGGTCGGCGTGGTGATCGGCGTCGGCATCTTCGGCTTCCCGCCCCTGGTGGCCCACCACGCCGACAACGCCTTCGTGTATATCGGCCTGTGGCTGGCCGGCGGCCTGGTGATGCTGGTCGGCGCGCTGTGCTACGCCGAACTGGGCGCCAGCTACCCGGATCGCGGCGGCGAATACCATTACCTCAACCTGGCCTGGGGCCGGCAGGTCAGCCTGCTGTTCGCCTGGGCCAGGGGCACGGTGATCCAGACCGGGGCGATCGCCGTGGTGGCCTTCATCTACGGCGACTATGCCCAGCGCCTGTTGCCGCTCGGCGAATACGGCAGCGCCTGGCACGCCACCCTGGTGGTGCTGGCGCTGACCGCCCTGAACATCCTTGGCACCCATGAATCCAAGCGCCTGCAGGTGCTGTTCACCGGCATCACCCTGCTGGCGCTGCTCACGGTGGTGGTCGCCGGCCTGCTGCTGGCCGAACCGCTAACCGAGGTAGCGCCGGCGGCGGTCGACGGCGGCGGTAACCTGGCCGGCATGCTCGGCATGGGCATGGTGTTCGTGCTGCTCACCTACGGCGGCTGGAACGAGGCCGCGTACCTGTCCGGCGAGCTGCGCAACCCGGGCCGCAACATGAGTCGCGTGCTGCTGTTCGGCACCCTGGTGGTGACCGGCGTGTACCTGCTGGCCAACCTGGTGTTCCTCGACATCTTCGGCCTCGAGGGCCTGCGCCAGTCCAGCGCCATCGGCGCCGACCTGATGACCATCGTCGCCGGCCCCTGGGGCGGCGTGCTGCTCAGCGCGCTGATCTGCATCACCGCGATCAGCACCCTCAACGCCACCATCCTCACCGGCTCGCGGGTCTATTACGCCCTGGGCCGCGACGTGCCGCAGCTGGCGATGCTCGGCGCCTGGAACGACCGCGCCGCCACGCCGGTGCGGGCGCTGCTGGTGCAGTGCCTGATTACCCTGCCACTGTTGTTGTTCGGCGCGTTGAGCGAAAACGGCGTGCAGAGCATGGTCGCCTACACCGCGCCGGTGTTCTGGCTGTTCATGTGCCTGACCGCCCTGTCGCTGCTGCGTCTGCGCCGCCTGCAGCCCACCCGCGGCCGACCGTTCAGCGTGCCGCTTTACCCACTGCTGCCGCTGGTGTTCGCAGCCAGTTGCCTGGGGCTGTTCTGGTCGAGCACCCTGTATGCAGGGGTCGGCGCCTTGCTGGGCCTGGCGATCCTGGCCGCCGGCTTGCCCCTGTTGCTGCTGCAACGGCCGGCCGAAGCCGTGGCGAGCGGTTCGAACTGA
- a CDS encoding LTA synthase family protein, whose protein sequence is MPQLRYAQLRYLSIVLCAWASVFLLTRGALLLAHWHDAGAGGAEILRIFAVGLVYDATFLLYAALPLALYLLLCPHRLWRHRGHRAFLHLLLGISLFVMLFTATAEWLFWDEFGVRFNFIAVDYLVYSEEVINNILESYPVYPLIAALALMAVFLTLAMARPLNRALAAPLLPHKAALGAWSLVLAGALLATLAVNQNFPRGLGGNAYQNELASNGPFQFFAAFRNNELDYMKFYATLPDRQVGSLLRREVAESNTRFVNDDPEDIRRVVDNPGPEQRHNVVLVTVESLSARYLGAFGDPRGLTPNLDALSKQSLFFSNLYATGTRTDRGLEAVTLSMPPTPGRSIVKRIGRESGYASLGQQFRDKGYDSVFLYGGRGYFDNMNAFFGGNGYRIVDQSSVASTDMTFQNAWGMCDEDLYAQTLRVADADHAAGKPFFLQLMTTSNHRPYTYPDGRIDIPSGSGREGALKYTDYAIGRFLAEAKGKPWFANTLFVFVADHTAGSAGKEDLPVANYHIPLFIYGPGIVTPAEVTRLTSQIDIAPTLLGLMGFDYTSTFFGHDVLRGDAPPGRALIGNYQHLGLFDGQDLAILSPKRAMRRHDDALGISREQAAAKSDQLVARDIAYYQGASHDFTQGLLSWQPGRSAAVASHP, encoded by the coding sequence ATGCCACAGCTTCGCTACGCCCAACTACGTTACCTGTCGATCGTTCTGTGTGCCTGGGCGAGCGTGTTCCTGCTCACCCGCGGCGCGTTGCTGCTGGCCCACTGGCACGATGCCGGTGCCGGCGGCGCCGAGATCCTGCGCATCTTCGCGGTAGGGCTGGTCTACGACGCGACCTTTCTGCTGTATGCCGCGCTGCCGCTGGCGCTCTACCTGCTGCTCTGCCCGCACCGGCTGTGGCGCCACCGCGGTCATCGCGCCTTCCTGCACCTGCTGCTCGGCATCAGCCTGTTCGTGATGCTGTTTACCGCCACCGCCGAATGGCTGTTCTGGGACGAGTTCGGCGTGCGCTTCAACTTTATCGCCGTGGACTACCTGGTGTACTCGGAGGAGGTGATCAACAACATCCTCGAGTCGTACCCGGTGTATCCGCTGATCGCCGCACTGGCGCTGATGGCGGTGTTCCTGACGCTGGCCATGGCGCGCCCGCTCAACCGGGCACTGGCCGCGCCGCTGCTGCCGCACAAGGCAGCGCTCGGCGCCTGGAGCCTGGTGCTGGCCGGTGCCCTGCTGGCGACCCTGGCGGTCAACCAGAACTTCCCCCGCGGGCTGGGTGGCAATGCCTACCAGAACGAGCTGGCCAGCAATGGCCCGTTCCAGTTCTTCGCCGCCTTTCGCAACAACGAGCTGGACTACATGAAGTTCTACGCCACGCTGCCGGATCGGCAGGTCGGCTCGCTGCTGCGCCGGGAGGTGGCCGAAAGCAACACGCGGTTCGTCAACGACGACCCCGAGGACATTCGCCGGGTGGTCGACAACCCGGGCCCGGAGCAGCGCCACAATGTGGTGCTGGTTACCGTCGAAAGCCTCAGCGCACGCTACCTGGGCGCCTTCGGCGATCCCCGTGGCCTGACACCCAACCTCGATGCGCTGAGCAAGCAGAGCCTGTTCTTCAGCAACCTGTACGCCACCGGCACGCGCACCGACCGCGGCCTGGAGGCGGTCACCCTGTCGATGCCGCCGACGCCGGGACGCTCGATCGTCAAACGCATCGGCCGCGAGTCCGGGTATGCCAGCCTCGGCCAGCAGTTCCGGGACAAGGGCTACGACAGCGTATTTCTCTACGGCGGGCGCGGTTACTTCGACAACATGAACGCCTTCTTTGGTGGCAACGGCTACCGGATCGTCGACCAGAGCAGTGTCGCCAGCACGGACATGACCTTCCAGAACGCCTGGGGCATGTGCGACGAGGATCTGTATGCGCAGACCCTGCGCGTGGCCGACGCCGATCATGCCGCCGGCAAGCCGTTCTTCCTGCAACTGATGACCACCTCCAACCACCGCCCGTACACCTACCCGGATGGGCGCATAGACATCCCCTCCGGCAGCGGCCGCGAAGGCGCGTTGAAGTACACCGACTACGCCATTGGCCGCTTCCTGGCCGAGGCGAAAGGCAAGCCCTGGTTCGCCAACACCCTGTTCGTGTTCGTCGCCGACCACACCGCCGGCAGCGCCGGCAAGGAAGACCTGCCGGTGGCCAACTACCACATTCCGCTGTTCATCTACGGCCCTGGCATCGTCACGCCGGCCGAGGTCACCCGGCTTACCAGCCAGATCGATATCGCGCCGACCCTGCTGGGGCTGATGGGCTTCGATTACACCTCGACCTTCTTCGGCCACGACGTGCTGCGCGGCGACGCGCCGCCCGGCCGTGCGCTGATCGGCAACTACCAGCATCTGGGCCTGTTCGATGGTCAGGACCTGGCGATTCTCAGCCCCAAACGCGCCATGCGCCGTCACGACGATGCCCTGGGCATCAGCCGTGAACAGGCCGCGGCCAAGAGTGACCAGCTGGTGGCGCGCGATATCGCCTACTACCAGGGCGCCAGCCATGACTTCACCCAGGGCCTGCTGAGCTGGCAGCCGGGCCGGTCGGCCGCTGTGGCCAGCCATCCATGA
- a CDS encoding 50S ribosomal protein L11 methyltransferase has translation MTTAAVRPLSLCASALALFGLLQSAAQAQTIALDVPYVPTPEPVVARMLEMADVGPDDYVIDLGSGDGRIAIAAVKDRGAKAAYGIDLNPLRIEEAEANAERAGVADKVVFEQGDLFKKDIADADVLTMYLLNTVNMRLRPVILDTLRPGTRVVSHAFSMEDWEPDRSDIVEGARIYLWIVPARIAGNWTVEREGETFTVDLEQRFQEISGTTGHQERLRGRLNGTEVRFEVDGQLYVGQVEGDRIEPISAEGAVTGWRARRS, from the coding sequence ATGACAACCGCAGCCGTTCGCCCCCTTTCCCTGTGCGCCTCTGCCCTGGCCCTGTTCGGCCTGCTGCAGTCCGCCGCCCAGGCCCAGACCATCGCCCTCGACGTACCCTACGTACCGACACCGGAACCGGTGGTGGCGCGCATGCTGGAGATGGCCGACGTCGGTCCCGACGACTACGTGATAGACCTGGGCTCCGGCGATGGCCGCATCGCCATCGCGGCGGTCAAGGATCGCGGCGCCAAGGCCGCCTACGGCATCGACCTGAACCCGCTGCGCATCGAGGAAGCCGAGGCCAACGCCGAGCGGGCCGGCGTCGCCGACAAGGTGGTGTTCGAGCAGGGCGACCTGTTCAAGAAGGACATCGCCGATGCCGACGTGCTGACCATGTACCTGCTCAATACCGTCAACATGCGCCTGCGCCCGGTGATCCTCGACACCCTGCGACCCGGCACCCGGGTGGTGTCCCACGCCTTCAGCATGGAGGACTGGGAACCGGATCGCAGCGATATCGTCGAGGGCGCGCGCATCTACCTGTGGATCGTACCGGCCAGGATCGCCGGCAACTGGACGGTCGAGCGCGAGGGCGAAACCTTCACCGTCGACCTCGAGCAGCGCTTCCAGGAAATCAGCGGCACCACCGGGCATCAGGAGCGCCTGCGCGGGCGTCTGAACGGCACCGAAGTGCGCTTCGAGGTCGACGGCCAGCTGTACGTCGGCCAGGTCGAGGGTGATCGCATCGAACCGATTTCCGCCGAAGGCGCGGTAACCGGTTGGCGCGCACGGCGGAGCTAA
- a CDS encoding phosphatase PAP2 family protein, with translation MHTSFSPLPSRPFDFRLWLGIPLGLMALLLVLDPKPLDFALAEMLYDPVTGFVGGRSAWLENVLHDQVKILVICLGVACIAAFLVSLLPLRLRGWRRELGYLVLALGLSTSIVPPLKTLTAVQCPWSLTQFGGHEAFSPLIGERPVTDKPGRCWPGGHASTGFALLALYFALRDRRPRLARWALGFALTLGCVLSLGRMMQGAHFLSHNLWTLLLDWVTAVLGYRVLLYRRAPQPALPLSAMGQERPA, from the coding sequence ATGCACACGAGCTTTTCACCACTGCCGTCGCGCCCGTTCGACTTCCGGCTGTGGTTGGGTATACCGCTGGGCCTGATGGCCCTGTTGCTGGTGCTCGACCCCAAGCCGCTGGACTTCGCCCTGGCCGAAATGCTCTACGACCCGGTCACAGGGTTTGTCGGCGGGCGCAGTGCCTGGCTGGAAAACGTGCTGCACGACCAGGTCAAGATCCTGGTCATCTGCCTGGGCGTGGCCTGCATCGCCGCCTTTCTGGTCAGCCTGCTGCCGCTAAGGCTGCGAGGCTGGCGCCGCGAGCTGGGCTACCTGGTGCTGGCGCTGGGGCTGTCGACCAGCATCGTGCCGCCGCTCAAGACGCTCACCGCCGTGCAGTGCCCGTGGAGCCTCACCCAGTTCGGCGGCCATGAAGCCTTCAGCCCGCTGATCGGCGAGCGCCCGGTTACCGACAAGCCCGGGCGCTGCTGGCCAGGCGGCCATGCATCCACCGGCTTTGCGTTGCTGGCGCTGTATTTCGCCCTGCGTGACCGGCGCCCACGCCTGGCCCGTTGGGCGTTGGGTTTCGCCCTGACGCTGGGCTGCGTGCTGTCGCTCGGGCGGATGATGCAGGGTGCGCATTTTCTCTCCCATAACCTGTGGACGCTGCTGCTCGACTGGGTGACCGCCGTGCTCGGTTACCGCGTGCTGCTGTACCGCCGTGCGCCACAGCCGGCCTTGCCGTTGTCGGCCATGGGCCAGGAGCGACCGGCATGA
- a CDS encoding dual specificity protein phosphatase family protein encodes MKTMTLRVLLLALLFGAPCMPAWSAMQGAATEAQWATPVDRAFNLYRMQPGLYRSALPTAVQQGELQGLKIATVINFYQRSDAEWLSDSSIRQIHQPLHADRVDDADVLQALRSIRQAQALGPVLIHCKHGQNRTGLIAAMYRIVYQGWSKQQALAEMRGAGFGGQERFEDAERYVREVDLARFHQALASGACSTSPWAYCALRDKLLDALNE; translated from the coding sequence ATGAAGACGATGACCTTGCGCGTTCTGCTGCTCGCGCTGTTGTTCGGTGCGCCTTGCATGCCTGCCTGGAGCGCCATGCAAGGCGCTGCCACCGAGGCGCAGTGGGCCACACCGGTGGACAGAGCCTTCAACCTCTACCGCATGCAGCCCGGTCTGTATCGCAGCGCGCTGCCCACTGCCGTTCAGCAGGGTGAGCTGCAGGGCCTGAAGATCGCCACGGTGATCAACTTCTATCAGCGCAGCGATGCCGAGTGGTTGAGCGACTCGTCCATTCGCCAGATCCACCAGCCCTTGCATGCCGATCGCGTCGATGACGCCGATGTGCTGCAGGCCCTGCGCAGCATCCGCCAGGCGCAGGCGCTTGGCCCGGTGCTGATTCACTGCAAGCACGGGCAGAACCGCACCGGCCTGATCGCGGCCATGTACCGCATCGTCTACCAGGGCTGGAGCAAGCAGCAGGCGCTTGCCGAAATGCGTGGCGCCGGCTTCGGCGGCCAGGAGCGCTTCGAGGATGCCGAGCGCTATGTGCGCGAGGTCGATCTGGCGCGCTTCCACCAGGCCCTGGCCAGTGGCGCCTGCAGCACCAGCCCCTGGGCCTACTGCGCATTGCGCGACAAGTTGCTCGACGCCCTCAACGAGTAG
- a CDS encoding DUF6434 domain-containing protein, with amino-acid sequence MAFDWHGGTITRDTPVSSNYRNTQNVRRFMSAQCGTGFRFDRPLMAWIRSGAPRTMGDVVDEWTRRNGAVQA; translated from the coding sequence ATGGCTTTCGATTGGCACGGCGGCACCATCACCCGCGATACGCCGGTGAGCAGCAATTACCGCAACACCCAGAACGTGCGCCGCTTCATGAGCGCGCAGTGTGGCACCGGCTTTCGCTTCGACCGGCCGCTCATGGCCTGGATTCGCAGCGGCGCGCCGCGCACCATGGGCGATGTGGTCGACGAATGGACACGCCGTAACGGCGCTGTCCAGGCCTGA